TAACGCGCGATTCTCTTGTTTCATATGTTTCCCCCCCTTTCGCCGGGCAAAATGCCGATCGTTCCGCCTGTAGATCGCACCACAGGCCTCATAAACAACGCCCCGATCATAACGCAAAACCTGCCAGCCCGCCCTCATGCGATACCGGATCGTGGCCGGTCCGGTTGCCGCCACCGGGAAGGTCGAGGAACTGCACAAAGCCATCGCGGGCGTGTAGAATACCTACCGCGCCGCACACGATAAACGGAACGGGACGGGTGCAGCTTTGCCGACTCGCGATCGATCCGCCCGAGAGATGATTTGTACGGACGACTGCACCTGCAGCTTGTGCAGGGAGTTGCGTGGATACAAGCTGAAAGTGAAACCAACCAAAGCGACCGATCAGCGACCGTACGCCGATAGCGGAagtcatcagcagcagcagcaacagcagcaatctCAATCGAAGTATTGCAAGAACGCCAAACTGACGCGCAATGATAACTTCATCCTGAGGCGCCGAACCTCCAACGATTACCAACGGTCACCGGATGGACGCCAGGCGTCGCTGAGCGTGCTACCAACGGGAGACGACACGTACCACGATCCCGATCCTGGACACCACCAGGGCCACCTCCGGGATTCTCGCTACGGTCAAATGCAGAGCAATCGCATGAAGAAGGCACAGAGCTACAATGAGATACCGGCCGTGGCTAACGGTGCTGGACGCACCCGCTATCATCCGGCCGCGCTCAGCTCGAAGATGATCAAGAGCACCAACAATCTGACGGAAGAGGACGATTATTACAGCTATCTGGCTCCATCGCCGCCACCGCCCGTCCCGGGGGCCGGCCCTTCGATGAAGAACAAAATCGAAAAGCAGAAAGATCACAAGGTGATCATCTACTTCGGCGACTCGATCGCGCACCGGAAAAGCGACAAGAGCCGTCCGGCACCGCCACCACCCTCGGGCACACCGCCACCGCCCAAGGTGAGCGAGCTGAACGTTTTCCACGCCCAGCGGCTGTGCGAGGAAACGGCAGAAATGTTGCAGCAGCGCGAGggagccagcagcagcagcagcgccggAAGCAGCCATTGTGGGCCCGTTCCTAGCCGGCCGACCGTACGCGAGGCGCTGGAAAAGAAACCCGAACCAGCGGGCGGCAAACCGGGCAAGGAGTTCATGCTGCAGCTCAAGTCCGTGCTGGAGGAAAAGAATCGTGGAGGTGGCGCTGGCGAGTCGCAACCGGCGTCAAGCGGTGTTACCGTACCGATCGGAACTACAGAGCCCTCAGCCACTGCGGGCCAACCGAGTCAGGAGGAGCCGCGACGGCCCGTCCTAGAGCCAAAGCCCAAGCGAACGCACACGCAGGTGGTGGAGATACGGCGCGTCGATAAGACGGTGGCAACCGATGGAGCAACGGACACCTCGCTGCCGTCATTTGTCGAGAGCGTCATTAACGGTGTCATCAACATCAAGATAGAGGAAAGCTTCAAGGTGGCATCGGATATTGTGCAGGCCGTGTTTGAGGATCCGGGCCCGGACGGGGGCACTGAGTATGGctacgatgatgacgatgttgGCGATCCGTTCGATTGGAGCTTCGTGCAGAACTGGAGAGCACGGTATAGTGTTTAGACCATATCCTTCTTGAAGCTTCCAATTTCCGCGTGGTATCTCCGAATTGCAAGCGGAAGACTTTTCCTTGAACATGACATCCAGAGTTCGAAGATGTTTTGAGTTTAATTGCGTTGCTAACATGTACGCtttgttctttcttttgtCCTCCACAGACCTTCCGGTACGGCTGTAGCGAACGGGCAGGTTAGCTCTCCGCCTAACACGTCCAGCAACCAGAGCAGCATCGGGCTCGCCAACAACCCCACGCACAATGGTTCCAGCGCCGTCagcggtggtggcggcggcagCGGACCCAACTATCCGGCCAGCCCCAATGGGTTATCTCCCGGGAACCATTACATAGCGTCGTCGAACCCGGTTGCTTCGCCGGGTGCACGCATCCAGAGTCCGGCAATCGCGACGCCGGCTCCGAGGGTTTCGAAAGAGATCGCCCTGCGTCCGGCCAATGGCCATGGTGAGATGCGTAACTTTAGCTTATCTCCAGTCAACCAACAGCCGGGTGCTGGTGGACTGCAACCCAACGCGGATCTACCGAATTCCCAACCGAACGATGCTGGCAACAGAAAGTTCCACCAGCTCTCGGGGCAGCAGGTCGGTGGACAGCACTCGCAACCACATCCACTGGCCGGAGtgcaccatcagcatcattcGCAGCAACAACCGCAACACTCACAGcatctgcagcagcagcagcagcagcaacatcaacaacaccatcaacagcagcaaccatcGGGACCGCATCGTTCGGTGGCCGGTCCGACCAAGCTGACCGTGCAGAGCTCCCCGGTCAAGGCCCAGCCAGCGATGGTAAGCGCCGGGCTGGACAAATCCGTGGTAAGCTCCTCCGGCAATGGCTGCAACGACCTGAACAGCAAACCAGCGCGGACCGTCAGCGGGAACGTGATCAGCAGCGTTACCACGATCAACGAGCAGCTCAACACGGGCAGCAACAGTACGACCAGTGGCAGCAGCGTAAGCCACCTCAAGCAACACTTTTCCCAGAGTCATCATGCGGTGCCGACCTCGTACCAGGTGGGGCCATCCTCCACCGGTGGGGCCGGTTCGGCGCAGCCCGGAACGCACCTGGCTAGCCCCGTCTCAAAGGGCGGAGCGCCGCTGGGCATTACGCGCACGCACCATCACACTGGAACGCACGATTTTCGCGGACTGCAGCGTGTCAACGAATGCCACAGCTCGTCCGATGAGAACCGTTCGTCCGGGCACGCCAGCATGTCCGACACGGGCCACGGAAGTAGCTCGCCCGGGGGTGGAACCCGTACCGGTGGTCCGCTGGGCCCGCTGCCCGAGGACCGGCTAGCGGCCGGTGTTACCAATCGTAGTGCACGCTCGCGGGCCAGCTCGAACCATTCGCGCTCGCGGCACCGTGCCACTCCGGCCAAGATCCCGTGGGGCGGTGGCGGTCTGGAGGACATCAAGATGGCCATCCAGCAGCTGACGATGCGGTCGCATACGTCCACCTCGACGTACAGCAGTCTGAGCGCGGGCTCGGAAAGCTCGGAACCGGTGCGTCGTCTGGGCCGGTACAGCTCCCTCGAGACGGTCAACACGAACGTAACCAGCGCCGATGAGTTCGTGTGGGTCGATTCGCACAACCGGCTGGTGGAGCTGCAGCATCCGCCCTGGAGTCAGCACTGTGTGCTGCGTGTTATCCGCACCGGCCGTTGCCGGGAGTACGCCGAACGGGTGTCCGTGGAAGCCGTACCGCGGCTCGGATATCTGCTGCAGCGCGCTCTGGTCCGTGTGGCTCGCGAGGTACAGCGCCTGTCCGGTAGCTTGGGGCTGTGCTCCAAGCACGAGGTGGCCGGCGCGTTCAAGATCGTGCTGTCGCCCGCTCTATCCGATTCCTGCATCAAGGCGTGTCTGCGCGCTGCCGCCATGTTTGCCGTGCCGGGCGATAGTGCGCTGAAGCAGAGCAAATCGGCTCGCGCCGGATTGCAGCTGCCGGTTGGGCGATTCCACCGTTGGATGGCAGACGCCCGGCTGGGACGCTTCGTGCATGAGTACGCCGCCGTGTACTTGTGTGCCGGGTTGGAAAATCTACTCGAGGAAATATTCCTGCAGTGTCTGCCGACCGATCCAGGGGCAGCCCTGACCGCGACCGGTCTGGAGCATGCGATCGCCGGTTCCGGTGACTTGTGGGGGTTGCTACAACCGTACGCACACTTGAACGCAGGCCGAGTTGCATCGGGCGCGCTCACGATGCCTCGCTGGGCTAGCCAGTCGTCCATCAACTCCGGTGCGGTCGGTTCTAACGCGCTCGAGCCCTGTCTGCTGACCACCTGCGTCGGAAGTCTGAACGAGCTGAAGGATCTGGTTGGCCGGGCGCAGCAACGCAGTCAGCACATTCCCATCTCACAGACGGCGTTCCGCGTGCTGTTCTACTTCATGCGATGCTCCCAGCTCGAACACAACGACGTGGGAGCCGCCACAAACGGGGCGGTCAACAACATCCAGGAGTTGTGCTACGAACGGGCCTACGTCGTATTGCCACCGTTGGTCGAATGGCTGCGGGTGTCGTCCGCGCATGCCGAGTATCGTCACGCGCTGCTCATCGACAAGGACGACATTATGCAGGCGGCACGATTGCTGCTGCCGGGCGTCGACTGTCCACCGCGATTAATAGCTTCCGAGGAAGAATTGCCCTCGAAGCGAACGGGACTGTCGGGCACGCAGAGCATCAGCTCCTCGAACCACTCCGGACAGACACAACCGCTCCACGGGTCCCTGACGTCGAACTCATCCACGTCGACGACGGGCAGCATTGTAAGTATACCTCCCCATGCGCAAGCAAATGGTCTCTCTCATTTGATCAACACCGCGATCTTTTCCGCTTTACAGGAAGACTCGAGCGAATGTGGACGGCGTGCGACGTACGCGCTGGCCTTCCGACTCATGCTGACCGGGCGACCAGAGTTGCTGATACAGGCACTGTCGCTTGTGCCGCCGACGACACGCTACGACACGCTGAACCATCAAGGCATGACCGCGCTCATGATAGCTGCGGCGCGTAACGATGAAACGGCGCTGCAAACACTGCTGGACGCCGGTGCCGATCCAAACGTCGAGGTACCTGCCTCCGGCCATCCGAACTGTCCGGCCATCCATCCGGAAACGCAACACTGGACAGCGGTTACGTTCGCGGCCTGCAAAGGCAACTATCAGGCGTTGCGCATACTGCTCGACCGTGGCGCCCATGTTGAAGGTGGTGCTCGGCTCAGCGAGGACAAGTGCACCCTGACACCGCTGCAGGTGGCAAGCGGGTCGGGCATTGTGGAGGTAGTGGCCCTCCTGCTAGCTCACGGTGCCCATGCCTTCCTGTCCACACAGCAGAAGGATCTGCTATGCTTCTCGGGAACAGCCCAACGAGGATGCTATAGGTAGGGTAGAATATTAGGTGCATATGATTCAGATTCATAGGCatgattcagattcataaaTCGAACTGAACGAATGACTCTGAAGATAGAAAACTCCTGAAAGATTCGAGAATCTTCGAGTATCCTTAGACATCTTCAGGGATTCTTGCATCTATTGAGAATCGACTCTTGGTTTGAAGGACTCTTTACTGAAAATTAATAGGAACGACTCTTCTCGCTAGATTCTTACATCACAACCATGTGAAGCATGTTCAATAACTTCCAACAACTTGTCTGTTTTCCAGTGCTATCTCGGTATCGGCCGCCCATGGACAGCGGGTAACGCTGAGGAAGCTCTTGTCACATCCTTTGGCTCCGGGCAGCAGGGAGGTGTTATCGCTGGAGGAAATGCTTGCGGAAGGGGACGGCGGAAATACGCGTACCCAGCTCGATCGTCAGCCGGAGGCCCCACCGACACTGAACAAAACCCAAATCAAAAGTCTTCAAGAGGCCATGTATCATAGTGCGGAAAATAATCATTTAGGTGTGTGGACATGTCGATGCCACGTGACAATGTAGATGCCGGTTCTGACCGTTGCGCCCTCATCTGCCCTCCCTTTCAGATATTACCATCGAGCTACGAGCGCTAGGTGTACCGTGGACTTTGCACTGCTGGATGCACGCCCTGGCCGCCGCCCATGAGCTGCGCCTCGATGCCGTCATTGATCAGCTGCTGCAAGATTTTCTACAAGTCTGTCCCGACGACTACAGCCAGCAGTTTGTGACCGAATGCCTACCGCTGCTGTTTAACATTTTCCGCTACAGCAAGGTGCGCACAATCGTTcaggcaacaaacaacaaagtcaCTGTAGCTGGCAGTAGAAACTAAACGAACGACTCTTTGTAACATTTGCAGAAGGAAGGCACCACACTGCTGTTGGCCGACATCTTCAGCACCTGCTTCGGCTGGGAACCGATCAAACCGATCAAGGAGCCCGTTCTGCAGCCCTCGAACGGATCGCGCATCGATCCCAAGTTCGTCAACAACCCGGAACTGAGCGATGTCACATTTCGGTAAGGAGGCTATATAGCGACGAGTCCACGAGACTGTTCGTTGCACCTAACACTGTCCCGTATTTGCAGAGTGGAAAATCGTATCTTTTACGGGCACAAAATCGTTCTCGTCACCGCATCTCCGCGTCTGCAGAGCATGTTGAGCTCGAAGCTGAACGAAGGCACCGGCACACCGACCGTGCAGATCAACGACATTCGGTACCATATATTCGAGGTACTTGCTGTGGCCTTGATGCCACCTGTATGGAAACACCGTCCTGCTGCCTAATTTGCCGGTTTACGTAACACGTTTGTGTCTGTTTTTGCAGTTGGTGATGCAGTTCCTGTACAGTGGAGGATGCAGTGCCCTGGATGTGGCAGCAGGCGATGTGCTGGAGTTGATGGCTGCGGCCAGCTTCTTCCAGCTGGAAGGTCTTTTGCGGTACACGGAAGCACGCTGTGCAGAGATGATCGATATCGACAATGTAGTCGCCATGTACATACATGCGAAGGTAAGTTCGTTTCGACGATGGCCGCGGACTGATCTGCCCCGTACGCTGGTATATAACGTTCGTCTTGTTTCGTTCCTGTTCTGATCGTAGGTCTACAACGCCCAGAAGCTGATGGAATATTGCCAAGGTTTTCTGCTCCAGAACATGGTCGCTCTGTTGACGTACGACGACTCAGTAAAGCGGTTACTGTTCGCGAAGAAAATCCCCAACCATGATGTGCTGACCGGTTTGCTAACCACGCTACAGGCTCGCATCAAGGCACGACGGAACAGTAGTTCCGCATCAActggtggaggaggaggagcaGGAGGaagtggaggaggaggaggaggaggaggcgTAGGAGGAAACAGTGCACCAGTAAACGGTCCTACCACACCACCCACTGCTGCACAGGTTAATCGCTCATCTGCCAACGGGAAGTCCTCCAAGTAGACATGCATATGGGCACCGTTTTTTTATATCTTATTCATCACTATCGTCACCGCGCTCTGGTGAAGTTTCATGTCCCGAGAGCCAAACCGTGCACtgattgcaaaacaaaaaaatatacaccCTTGCTGCGACCGTACCACGATGTTAGCTGACTTTTGGAGCAGAAGGAAAGTGGCGATATTTGTAATCGAAACATAACGTGTACATTACTATTCTATATACTACAGCTAGGTACTACTCTATACCTTCAGAGCATAGGCAACGGCAACGAAAATCACTGATGACAAAGCAATAGTTATACGTACTTTACTGAAAATATACATAAAGTTAAACACCTCGGAAAACGTTGTGCACGTTGTTTAATTCTTCATTTTGCTTCGAACGATTCCATATTTGGTGACATAAACGTGTAGTAGAAAtagaatttaatgaaataataaacatacGGTTTACTTACTTATCTGGTGCTACACCTGCTTGGCGGTTGTgtcctgctgcaggagtcctttAAACCGCACACGGTCGTGCGCTGAGAGGTTCGGTTTGGCCATGTTTATTTTAGTCAActcttttgaaatatttcaaattcaaacaaacctACGAACAACGATTTCAAGTGGAGGTTATAGACACACGTCGCTTCAATGACAGCTCTGTAGATCCagaaatttaacaaaacaaaccaaaaacaataGGAGCGAGGTTTCCAGCACAACAAAAGCACCATTTCTGGCCTTTAAAACTTGAATTCCACGTAAGAAAACGAAGGAAGTAGCACGTCTAAAATGAACACTTCCGGCAACGTTAATCTTTTCCAATGGTTGCCAACCGAGGTAAGCGATGCTCAAATCCAATCCAATCAACAAAATGTTGTTGACAATAACACTTTGCCATGATGTTTGCAGATGATATGCTACATTTTCGACTATTTGGACTTGGACACGCTGAAATCGGTTTCCCTAACCTGTCGCCGTATGGAGCGTATCTTTTCGAGATATTGCTGTTTACGCTTTACGTTGTACATTGAAAATGATAGAAACCTGCTGCCTTGGAGGCATCGGAGTAGTGCCCGCACTACCCAGTCCGCGGAATCCGCAGCCGAATTGTTAATGCATTCGACGCGCTACTTTCAGAAGGTGTATCTTCCTGTGTATTCTGAGTTCCAGCGGCTCAACCCAGATCCGATGGGTACGAATTGTATACTCTACAAGGTGTTAGAAACAGATTGGCTGCAACAGTTGGTCGTCCTGAAACTAGTAATGGGCTCCGATTCACTGCAGTACGCGGGACAGATATCAACTGCGGTGAGAAGAATGGATCAGCTGCAGGAACTACAATTTATGCAAACCATGTATATGCCAAATCTGGACATATGTGAAGATTTGAGGATTGAAAGTAACACTCTTCAGTGGCTGGTTCTGGAAGTATCGATACCAAGTGTGATTAACTGTCCAAAGCTTCGCAAGCTTGACGTCGCATCTTACCTTGAAGCAGAGACGTATTTTGGCAGACAGTATGCTCAGCATGGTGACGGAGAACCGTTTTGGAAGCTAAAGCAGCTGGAAGAATTCACAATTATGAATCAATCAATGTTCCGCACGTTGGAGTGTACGGAGCACCGTCCGGGATACAAGTTCAAGTTCTATAATCATCTGACTCAGTTAAAAAAGCTGCACTTATACGTGGCCCCCGTGTCGGAAAAGTTTCTTCAGAGTATATGTGAATCGTGCGTGCATCTAGAGGATCTCTTTATTTGTACATTGCAGGCAATCGACCCGAATTCATTACGTTACCTATCAAATCTGCCGCATTTGCGACGGTTGGCGATTTGGTTCACCATGACACCGCACCCAGTTTCGTTCGCATCCGTTAATGTTCCCAAGCTAGAGCACCTTACATTAGGCATGGTGGATGTAGTGTGGAAATCACTGGAAAAGTTTCAATCGATTAAATCTCTCAGTTTAATACCGCATGAACACTATAGATTTCTCAACGCCTTATGCTTCGTCAGACTCATGAAACAGTTAGAATTTTTGTGGCTAGATTTCCGTTGCATTAGGGATCTGCGTTCCATTCCTGCAGTCCTGCAAGAACTACCACTATTGAGGACCCTTATCCTGGAGAATGTTGATGTGAGATGGATATATCTATCAGAAATGCCACCATTGCCTCAACTGAATCGTCTAGTACTGTACCGTTGTACAGCGTCTCAATTTTGGACGTTGGATGCTAGATTGTTTCCTAACGTAAAGCAGGTTGAGCTGGCAATCCCGAAATGTTTTTCGTGTGATTACAAACAAAGGTGCAGATAagataatattaataatttactCTAAAATGAACACCGGCACCTCTAAACCTACACCGGCATAATCGTTCGTGGAACTTTACTGGGAAAAGATTTGTAGGGGTTGTTCTGGAACATACATTTACTAACATAAGTTTACTACATGCCGCACTACTCTTCAGCAATAATGGGTTTGAAGAATGATAGTTTATAATCGTGCGATAGGAATTAAGTTGCTGAAATTGTTGTGATCTATGTTAAAGGCaataaattgatttgaaaatcTGATCCGAATGATTTTCCTTATCGTTAAAGAAATCGAAATCGAGCTGAAACTCCCAAATGTTGTGAATGTTCTCTCATAAAAAgtttaacattttaaatataGTTGTTATAACGTGAACGGTAGAACGAGAATGTAAAAATTGCAACTAAGTAAGgacaatttattttctacaACATATTTTAgatcaaaacaaaagtttACTGTAAGCTAACCCTCCCatcaatatttatgaaaacgTTGGAGAGATATGAATATAACCACTATAAAGTAAAAGCACGTCCGAAAGCCGGCCAATAGTAGTATGCGAATAAACCCATAACACTGCAACGGGAGGTGAATTACGAGATTCGAAAGCTATTCTATCGACCATTGACGTATAAAGGAATCATATCTGATTTCTCACAACTCTCCGATTGACGTGTGTTGGTAATGTCATTTAAAGTAACGACAATCGCTCCAATCAAATTTCAGATGCGATTTACTAAATGTGTATACGCGCATATTACTCCGCTTATCCCCTACATGGTACGCTTCTCTTAATTAGATGAGTCTACTTTCAAAAGTGAACAATACAAATTGGATGATAGATAGTGTTGTACAGGAGAATCACTTTAAAACAAACGTCAGAGAAGAACATAGCCATAAGAAGATGGTAATGATCGTTCAATAGTAAAATTGCCCGTACTCCGTTGTTTGCTTCGGGGGGTTCGTGTAGAGTATGAAGAAGTAAAACCCCATGAACATGATTTCGTTCCAGACCACCATAACGTTCCTCTTGGAGGATCTTAGCTCTTGAGCTTTGACACGATAATGCCGGTCACCACGAGACCCAGTATCACAGCGACGATCAGCAATATCAACACTTTGCGCCTGTACCGATTTTGATACTCAGCCGCCTTTACCAACTCTTCCGCACCGCTCTCCACGTTGTCCACCGTTCGTCCGATCGAGTTTTCGATTGTGTCTGAAAAAGATAAACACATATTACTACGCTTCGTTGTACGGTAGAGCCCAAACTGGAACCGTTGAATATTACTGACCAATCACTTCACTCTGCTGGGTCGTAAGATTGCTTAGTACCCGCATGATATGATTTACATCGAGCACGTTTGCCTCAATCTCGCGGAAGCGTTGCTCCCGCTCCAGCAGCATATCCTGTTCGAACTGTAAACTCTGCTGCAGTTGTTTCTGTCTCTGCAGCTCCTGTTGCTGCTCTGTTGTCCCGACCAGTCCGGCTTCTCCCGCAGCCAGATCGTCCGCCTGCGATGCGTTCACCAGAAACACCTGTTTCATCTTGGCAGCTATGCTCTGTTGAAAGCCAACGGGCGGGCACCGCATTAGCAATGGTTTCTTTGCATTAGGTTAAATCGTAAAAACATACCTGTTGACTTTTGGAGTAAAATTGGACCACCTGCTTGAAATCGGAGGTCAGTTTTTCGACCTGCAATTTCTGCTGTTTGTCACCGCCACGCACTACCACCGTTAAGCGCTGCAGATCTTTGGTAGTCGTGGCAACCCGCTGGTTCGTGCCCGTTTGAATATCATTGCTGAAATGCAGGGAAAGGACATCGAATTAGGGTCATATTATGAGCTTGAGGTTGTATACCGTCTCTTACATTTTATCCCTCAGTGACTGATTGTCCTTTGACGTGCCGATCGTTCGATTGGCCTTCTCCAAAAACTGCCAGCTCTGCTTCACGAAGATCGTGTTGGCCGCAATCGATTCGCTGAGCGAGATGAACTCGGTGGGACTGAACCCGCCAAAGTTACCGTCCGAGGTGGTTGCCGCCGTGCTACTCATTGCACCGTAATCTCGTTGACCAATTCCACGTGGTAGTCCAAGTCCTTCCCTCGACATGGTATGCCTGTGTGAACCGTGCACTGTTTGCAACGGAAGCAGATAAATCACGGTCGAATTATATGAATGGAAAAACGGAATTCTACTGAAGCCAAGCTAACCCCGGTTGCTGAACGATTAACCGTGCGAATAAGAACCTGAACCAGCGTTCTTCCGCTGTCTCTCTCTCCTCGGACTGTTTCGGCTTTTCCTCCTTTCTCCTTCCGGGGTTGTGGCCCGTGTGAGAGCGAAATCGAAATTGAACGGATTATAAAAGTGAGATAAGCGTCaaacaaatcattttcaaCGTAAAACAAATGATGGTGACTAATTCCCAGCGCTCCCGAACGGCAGAACAGTGAACTGGACGGATTACGATGCTTATCAAAAATCGGGCACACACAGTTTTACGTTCTTTATGCTACGGACAAATGCCATTCGCTTGGCACTATCACCATGCGCACCACCGATGGGAGTACTGTTTGCGAAGCGAGGGACACAAAAAACGGCTGCTTTTTTATGTTGGAATTAATGGAAAAGCACACAACAGACGACTTCTGCCCCGATGATGACGAATGTACGGGAAGCCTTATGGTGGCCCGTGTATCATACTCTCTTCTCGATACGCCTTTTCCCCGTTTGATCGTAGCGATTCCCAAAGCGACCGCTGATCGCAACGAAACTTACCACACTTGTGTGTCCACCGGTCGAGCGTCGCCCAACTGGATGGTTTACAGGACAGGCTTTATTGGGGAGGAAAGATTTCGCTCGGACACACTTATCACAAAACAC
The Anopheles moucheti chromosome 2, idAnoMoucSN_F20_07, whole genome shotgun sequence genome window above contains:
- the LOC128297411 gene encoding uncharacterized protein LOC128297411, which produces MNTSGNVNLFQWLPTEMICYIFDYLDLDTLKSVSLTCRRMERIFSRYCCLRFTLYIENDRNLLPWRHRSSARTTQSAESAAELLMHSTRYFQKVYLPVYSEFQRLNPDPMGTNCILYKVLETDWLQQLVVLKLVMGSDSLQYAGQISTAVRRMDQLQELQFMQTMYMPNLDICEDLRIESNTLQWLVLEVSIPSVINCPKLRKLDVASYLEAETYFGRQYAQHGDGEPFWKLKQLEEFTIMNQSMFRTLECTEHRPGYKFKFYNHLTQLKKLHLYVAPVSEKFLQSICESCVHLEDLFICTLQAIDPNSLRYLSNLPHLRRLAIWFTMTPHPVSFASVNVPKLEHLTLGMVDVVWKSLEKFQSIKSLSLIPHEHYRFLNALCFVRLMKQLEFLWLDFRCIRDLRSIPAVLQELPLLRTLILENVDVRWIYLSEMPPLPQLNRLVLYRCTASQFWTLDARLFPNVKQVELAIPKCFSCDYKQRCR
- the LOC128296886 gene encoding uncharacterized protein LOC128296886, with the translated sequence MICTDDCTCSLCRELRGYKLKVKPTKATDQRPYADSGSHQQQQQQQQSQSKYCKNAKLTRNDNFILRRRTSNDYQRSPDGRQASLSVLPTGDDTYHDPDPGHHQGHLRDSRYGQMQSNRMKKAQSYNEIPAVANGAGRTRYHPAALSSKMIKSTNNLTEEDDYYSYLAPSPPPPVPGAGPSMKNKIEKQKDHKVIIYFGDSIAHRKSDKSRPAPPPPSGTPPPPKVSELNVFHAQRLCEETAEMLQQREGASSSSSAGSSHCGPVPSRPTVREALEKKPEPAGGKPGKEFMLQLKSVLEEKNRGGGAGESQPASSGVTVPIGTTEPSATAGQPSQEEPRRPVLEPKPKRTHTQVVEIRRVDKTVATDGATDTSLPSFVESVINGVINIKIEESFKVASDIVQAVFEDPGPDGGTEYGYDDDDVGDPFDWSFVQNWRARPSGTAVANGQVSSPPNTSSNQSSIGLANNPTHNGSSAVSGGGGGSGPNYPASPNGLSPGNHYIASSNPVASPGARIQSPAIATPAPRVSKEIALRPANGHGEMRNFSLSPVNQQPGAGGLQPNADLPNSQPNDAGNRKFHQLSGQQVGGQHSQPHPLAGVHHQHHSQQQPQHSQHLQQQQQQQHQQHHQQQQPSGPHRSVAGPTKLTVQSSPVKAQPAMVSAGLDKSVVSSSGNGCNDLNSKPARTVSGNVISSVTTINEQLNTGSNSTTSGSSVSHLKQHFSQSHHAVPTSYQVGPSSTGGAGSAQPGTHLASPVSKGGAPLGITRTHHHTGTHDFRGLQRVNECHSSSDENRSSGHASMSDTGHGSSSPGGGTRTGGPLGPLPEDRLAAGVTNRSARSRASSNHSRSRHRATPAKIPWGGGGLEDIKMAIQQLTMRSHTSTSTYSSLSAGSESSEPVRRLGRYSSLETVNTNVTSADEFVWVDSHNRLVELQHPPWSQHCVLRVIRTGRCREYAERVSVEAVPRLGYLLQRALVRVAREVQRLSGSLGLCSKHEVAGAFKIVLSPALSDSCIKACLRAAAMFAVPGDSALKQSKSARAGLQLPVGRFHRWMADARLGRFVHEYAAVYLCAGLENLLEEIFLQCLPTDPGAALTATGLEHAIAGSGDLWGLLQPYAHLNAGRVASGALTMPRWASQSSINSGAVGSNALEPCLLTTCVGSLNELKDLVGRAQQRSQHIPISQTAFRVLFYFMRCSQLEHNDVGAATNGAVNNIQELCYERAYVVLPPLVEWLRVSSAHAEYRHALLIDKDDIMQAARLLLPGVDCPPRLIASEEELPSKRTGLSGTQSISSSNHSGQTQPLHGSLTSNSSTSTTGSIEDSSECGRRATYALAFRLMLTGRPELLIQALSLVPPTTRYDTLNHQGMTALMIAAARNDETALQTLLDAGADPNVEVPASGHPNCPAIHPETQHWTAVTFAACKGNYQALRILLDRGAHVEGGARLSEDKCTLTPLQVASGSGIVEVVALLLAHGAHAFLSTQQKDLLCFSGTAQRGCYSAISVSAAHGQRVTLRKLLSHPLAPGSREVLSLEEMLAEGDGGNTRTQLDRQPEAPPTLNKTQIKSLQEAMYHSAENNHLDITIELRALGVPWTLHCWMHALAAAHELRLDAVIDQLLQDFLQVCPDDYSQQFVTECLPLLFNIFRYSKKEGTTLLLADIFSTCFGWEPIKPIKEPVLQPSNGSRIDPKFVNNPELSDVTFRVENRIFYGHKIVLVTASPRLQSMLSSKLNEGTGTPTVQINDIRYHIFELVMQFLYSGGCSALDVAAGDVLELMAAASFFQLEGLLRYTEARCAEMIDIDNVVAMYIHAKVYNAQKLMEYCQGFLLQNMVALLTYDDSVKRLLFAKKIPNHDVLTGLLTTLQARIKARRNSSSASTGGGVGGNSAPVNGPTTPPTAAQVNRSSANGKSSK
- the LOC128310649 gene encoding syntaxin-12 — its product is MSREGLGLPRGIGQRDYGAMSSTAATTSDGNFGGFSPTEFISLSESIAANTIFVKQSWQFLEKANRTIGTSKDNQSLRDKINDIQTGTNQRVATTTKDLQRLTVVVRGGDKQQKLQVEKLTSDFKQVVQFYSKSQQSIAAKMKQVFLVNASQADDLAAGEAGLVGTTEQQQELQRQKQLQQSLQFEQDMLLEREQRFREIEANVLDVNHIMRVLSNLTTQQSEVIDTIENSIGRTVDNVESGAEELVKAAEYQNRYRRKVLILLIVAVILGLVVTGIIVSKLKS